In Schizosaccharomyces osmophilus chromosome 2, complete sequence, the following proteins share a genomic window:
- the ppr2 gene encoding mitochondrial PPR repeat protein Ppr2, whose protein sequence is MHLPIFLRRSRNFAKNVSNFGRVQTFHTAVVTQVSNATKVARKRQEKLDSEQGSDKQHIRQTKKSKDDFNIRNESYILAQKVAKLTKGEQPKAALDLLVKKSLAPKTVAYNHLLGYHLRKGEYNSAWSLYNMMKKSMQMPNEFTYTILLQGLYSILVNDEAASKKKLSELIKKVYENLYRSNSTVSPNTIHINILAQCCLKLKDVEFANDILLQPKTKLDSSIASKVMYLYLDIAEMQPDRFEEMHKFARDLWEFTVSKYKDNEFVIHEDLLCSYAKILCTAKHESNKFLALRILQQQVDAPMQYPIQEPHPTLPGQCCEVTSRSLITVLFILRQLHDVSSADFYWAFYKSKIPWPPAIQAFHERLRLYVELKQVEKIPVLLREMREINLLPTAQTMAIAMSLCLQQKYSKFAQDIWELAPPNTEKIKWVKDLVPS, encoded by the coding sequence ATGCACTTACCTATTTTTCTGCGACGTTCGAgaaattttgcaaaaaatgTGTCGAATTTTGGGAGAGTTCAGACATTTCATACGGCAGTAGTTACACAAGTCAGCAATGCTACAAAAGTAGCTCGAAAACGCCAAGAGAAGTTGGATTCAGAGCAAGGTTCCGACAAACAACATATACGCCAAACAAAGAAGTCAAAAGATGATTTCAATATACGAAATGAAAGCTATATACTAGCTCAGAAAGTTGCCAAGTTAACAAAAGGCGAACAGCCAAAAGCCGCACTAGATTTACTTGTGAAAAAGTCATTGGCACCAAAAACTGTCGCATACAATCACTTGTTGGGATATCATTTGAGGAAGGGCGAATACAACTCTGCTTGGTCCTTGTACAATATGATGAAAAAGTCAATGCAGATGCCGAATGAATTTACTTACACAATTCTGTTACAAGGACTATACTCTATACTGGTGAACGATGAAGCTGCCAGTAAGAAGAAGCTATCTgaattaataaagaaagtatACGAAAATCTTTATCGATCTAATTCGACGGTATCTCCAAACACGATTCATATCAATATATTGGCTCAATGCTGTTTGAAACTTAAGGATGTCGAGTTTGCAAACGATATCCTCTtgcaaccaaaaacaaaattggatTCCTCAATTGCCTCAAAAGTTATGTATTTATATCTTGATATTGCTGAAATGCAGCCTGATCGGTTCGAGGAAATGCACAAGTTTGCTCGCGATTTGTGGGAGTTCACAGTctcaaaatataaagataATGAGTTTGTAATCCATGAAGACCTACTCTGCTCTTATGCAAAAATTTTGTGTACTGCTAAGCATGAGAGCAACAAATTTCTAGCCCTAAGAATCCTACAACAACAGGTGGACGCGCCAATGCAATATCCTATTCAAGAACCTCATCCTACATTGCCTGGTCAATGTTGTGAGGTCACCTCTCGATCATTAATCACCGtactttttattctcaGACAATTGCACGATGTGTCTTCTGCTGATTTTTACTGGGCATTCtacaaatcaaaaattccttGGCCTCCTGCGATTCAGGCCTTCCATGAACGTCTCCGACTTTACGTTGAATTGAAAcaagtagaaaaaatacCGGTTTTGTTACGTGAAATGAGAGAAATAAATCTTTTACCTACCGCTCAGACTATGGCAATTGCTATGTCTTTGTGccttcaacaaaaatattcaaaattcGCTCAAGACATTTGGGAACTAGCTCCTCCGAACactgaaaaaattaaatggGTAAAAGATTTGGTCCCTTCTTAA
- the rpl701 gene encoding RNase MRP subunit, ribosomal protein L7-like Rpl701 → MAVASSTVPSKEQIFAPESLLKKKKTQEQSREQRVAAAAEKKGLRQKKRELIAKRAEAYDAEYRKAEREQIELGRKARAEGNFYVPEEPKLIFVIRLRGVNNIPPKARKIMQLLRLIQINNGVFVKFNKATKEMLQVVEPYVTYGSPNLKTVRDLMYKRGFGKINKQRIALTGNSLIEENLGKYSIMSIEDLIHEIYTVGPNFKQASNFVWPFQLSSPLGGFRARKFTHFIEGGDTGKRDEHINTLVRKML, encoded by the exons ATGGCTGTAGCATCGTCAACGGTCCCTTCCAAGGAGCAAATCTTTGCTCCCGAGtctcttttgaagaagaagaagacacAGGAGCAATCTCGTGAACAACGTgttgctgctgctgctgaaaagaaaggt CTTCGCCAAAAGAAGCGTGAACTCATCGCCAAGCGTGCTGAAGCTTATGATGCCGAATACCGTAAGGCTGAGCGTGAGCAAATTGAACTTGGTCGTAAGGCTCGTGCCGAGGGCAACTTCTATGTCCCTGAAGAACCCAAGTTGATCTTCGTTATCCGTCTTCGTGGTGTCAACAACATCCCCCCTAAGGCTCGTAAGATCATGCAACTCTTGCGTTTAATCCAAATCAACAACGGTGTTTTCGTTAAGTTCAACAAGGCCACCAAGGAAATGCTTCAAGTCGTCGAGCCTTATGTTACCTATGGTAGTCCCAACTTGAAGACTGTTCGTGATTTGATGTACAAGCGCGGTTTCGGAAAGATCAACAAGCAACGTATTGCTCTTACTGGTAACTCCCTCATTGAAGAGAACTTGGGCAAGTACTCTATCATGTCTATTGAGGATTTGATTCACGAAATTTACACTGTTGGCCCTAACTTCAAGCAAGCTTCCAACTTCGTCTGGCCCTTCCAGCTCTCTTCTCCTTTGGGTGGTTTCAGAGCTCGCAAGTTCACCCACTTCATCGAGGGAGGTGATACTGGTAAGCGTGATGAGCACATTAACACTCTTGTTAGAAAGATGCTTTAA
- the rps1402 gene encoding 40S ribosomal protein S14: MATNVGPQIRSGELVFGVAHIYASFNDTFVHITDLTGKETITRVTGGMKVKTDRDESSPYAAMLAAQDAAVKCKEVGVTALHIKIRATGGTATKTPGPGAQAALRALARAGMRIGRIEDVTPIPTDSTRRKGGRRGRRL; encoded by the coding sequence ATGGCTACCAACGTTGGCCCTCAAATCCGCTCTGGAGAGCTCGTCTTTGGCGTTGCTCACATCTACGCCTCTTTCAACGATACCTTCGTTCATATCACTGATTTGACCGGTAAGGAAACCATCACCCGTGTTACTGGTGGTATGAAGGTCAAGACCGACCGTGATGAGTCTTCTCCTTACGCTGCCATGTTGGCCGCTCAAGACGCTGCTGTCAAGTGCAAGGAAGTTGGTGTCACCGCTCTTCACATTAAGATCCGTGCTACCGGTGGTACTGCTACCAAGACTCCTGGCCCTGGTGCTCAAGCCGCTTTGCGTGCTTTGGCTCGTGCTGGTATGCGTATTGGCCGTATCGAAGACGTTACTCCCATCCCTACCGACTCTACTCGTAGAAAGGGTGGTCGCCGTGGTCGCAGACTTTAA
- the rps1601 gene encoding 40S ribosomal protein S16 yields MQSVQCFGKKGNATAVAHCKAGKGLIKVNGAPLSLVQPEILRMKVYEPILVAGADKFAGVDIRVRVSGGGQVSQIYAIRQAISKAIVAYYQKFVDEHSKAELKKALVTYDRTLLVADPRRMEPKKFGGHGARARQQKSYR; encoded by the exons ATGCAGTCAGTTCAGtgctttggaaagaaaGGCAATGCCACGGCTGTCGCTCACTGCAAGGCCGGTAAGGGTTTGATCAAGGTTAACGGAGCCCCTCTCTCCCTCGTTCAACCCGAAATTTTGCGTATGAAGGTTTATGAGCCCATCTTGGTTGCTGGCGCCGATAAGTTCGCTGGCGTTGACATTCGTGTCCGCGTTTCCGGTGGTGGTCAAGTTTCTCAAATATATGCCATCCGTCAAGCCATTTCCAAGGCTATCGTTGCTTACTACCAAAAGTTTGTTGACGAACACTCCAAGGCTGAACTCAAGAAGGCCCTCGTCACCTACGACCGTACCTTGTTGGTCGCCGACCCTCGTCGTATGGAGCCCAAGAAG TTCGGTGGTCACGGTGCTCGTGCTCGTCAACAAAAGTCTTACCGTTAA
- the cdk11 gene encoding serine/threonine protein kinase Cdk11 translates to MAKSKWESLENDQFASENQRSELEWKRKRKLERKRKRELLEEEATKEDQNLVSYRSYLSANVPRLGSCDGIQDYEILNKIEEGSYGIVYRAKEKSTEKLVALKKIKFDPNGFGFPITSLREIHSLSSVRHDHVMELKKVVVGNDLKDIYLVMEFMEHDLKFLLDDMPEDFLISEVKTLMLQLLASTATIHYHWYLHRDLKPSNLLMNNTGEIKVADFGLARPTSEPKSKLTRVVVTLWYRAPELLLGTPSYGREIDMWSIGCIFAEMVNRSPLFPGKNELDQLHKIFTVLGYPDEEDWPQYRLLPHANKIKLPTIKTKPRLREVVKNLTANGFDLMERLLSLNPAKRISAKEALQHPFFYESPRPKDPKFFPTFPSKAKGEMRGRNFMSANTSQDSVK, encoded by the exons ATGGCAAAATCAAAATGGGAATCTTTAGAAAATGATCAATTTGCCTCTGAAAATCAAAGGTCTGAACTTGaatggaaaaggaaacgcaaattggaaagaaaGCGGAAACGCGAATTActggaagaagaagcaacaaaagaagatcaAAATTTAGTCTCTTACAGGTCATATTTATCAGCAAATGTACCCCGTTTGGGGTCCTGCGATGGTATCCAGGATTATGAAATCctaaacaaaattgaagaaggatCTTATGGAATTGTCTACCgtgcaaaagaaaagtcgACAGAAAAATTAGTagctttgaagaaaataaagttCGATCCTAATGGGTTTGGTTTTCCCATCACAAGTCTGAGGGAAATCCATTCTTTATCCAGTGTTCGGCACGACCATGTGATGGAGCTGAAGAAAGTCGTAGTTGGTAATGATTTGAAAGACATATACTTAGTTATGGAATTTATGGAGCATGACTTAAAGTTTCTTCTGGATGATATGCCTGAGGATTTTCTTATATCTGAAGTAAAAACATTAATGCTTCAGTTGCTAGCGTCTACGGCAACCATCCATTACCATTGGTATCTCCATCGAGATTTGAAGCCATCAAATTTATTGATGAATAATACAGGGGAGATCAAAGTTGCTGATTTTGGTTTAGCTCGTCCAACGTCCGAACCAAAATCAAAGTTGACTCGCGTTGTCGTTACTCTTTGGTATCGAGCTCCAGAGCTTTTGTTAGGAACACCAAGTTATGGAAGAGAAATTGACATGTGGAGTATAGGTTGTATTTTTGCCGAAATGGTAAATCGCTCTCCACTTTTCCCTGGAAAGAACGAGTTGGATCAATTGCATAAA ATTTTTACTGTCTTAGGGTATcctgatgaagaagattggCCCCAGTATCGACTACTACCTCATGCCAATAAAATAAAGCTTCCAACAATAAAGACGAAGCCCAGATTACGAGAAGTTGTTAAAAACTTAACAGCTAATGGTTTTGACTTGATGGAAcgtcttctttctcttaATCCAGCGAAGCGCATTTCTGCAAAAGAAGCACTACAGCACCCGTTTTTTTACGAATCTCCTCGACCTAAAGATCCAAAATTTTTCCCTACCTTTCCAAGTAAGGCCAAAGGTGAGATGCGAGGTCGGAATTTCATGTCCGCCAATACCTCGCAAGACTCTGTGAAATAA
- the vhc1 gene encoding vacuolar membrane cation-chloride cotransporter Vhc1, whose protein sequence is MARLLTKSTQVIDFLSDQLSRRSARHFWETQENLESSNPLLQEPPENYNSLNISDLPPLSRSVTVAENEQSGDAVKLGTFEGCFIPTTLNVLSILLYLRFPWIVGEAGVLKTLLMLVISYTIGFLTSLSISAICTNGMVRGGGAYYAVSRSIGPEMGGSIGFIFFVGQILNTGMNISGFVEPVIGLVGKNSGTILKLIPEGFWWNFAYTTVVLILCCSLCCLGSATFARASNALFILIILSTISIPISAMLVRPFKNPSLDLYFTGLKLSTFVENLRSSYTKDLNSNLQESFKSTFGVFFPATAGLLAGASMSGDLKAPSRAIPKGTLTSLFTTFLLYLTVILCIGASVTRSGLLFDMEVLEHISLHPLLIISGILASGAFSSFMGIFGAAKLLQAIARDDLIPGLFLFAKGSEQQDIPFRAIFLTYAITQLSLYWDINMLSSMITMTFLLTFGFINLACLLLRLSSTPNFRPTFSFFNRFTTGFGCALSFGIMFYIDRINAFASFLIAGLLIFVIYFTSPPKNWGDVSQGIIYHQLRKYLLHTNKTKENIKYWRPQILLLVNNPNRSENIIRFCNSLKKGSLYILGHVIVSKDFQASMEELRKQQQLWHEFILKRDIKGFVDLTVAPDEVWGIRGLISSAGLGGIRPNIAVLTFINTRYKKVDAAKHKALKDDDDSSSMRDMSDSHIAEHAILPVKWVQILEDILAGLVDVMVTYGFDRLQWPQTKGTKRYIDMFPVHMASNLESHTNRTRPLYATNLETYTMVFQLSWILHTSPEWKQGCTLRLLTIVEHENEIEAEKRSLEQLLETFRMKAEVKVLCLSLSNLDAYRYILKNEPISPEKSADIEVMLNDDPWWNDLSRHRNNSTAFSRNNIIHRKQSDFSFGPSSARQRSAPPLSIPLSFRLGQSLKQAHPFSQPSSVDDEDGAPPKAHRYYSDNTLETPYDVRSQSSNSSDDQSMENQKESPDMDANFTFNDLSSRAQYIIMNEMIKEHTKETAVLFTVLPAPHAKTYQNFTKSEQYVDDLLIFMKGLPPCGLIHSKSLTITTAL, encoded by the exons ATGGCAAGGTTATTGACGAAATCCACTCAAGTAATCGATTTTCTATCGGATCAGCTCTCGCGAAGAAGTGCTCGACATTTTTGGGAAACTCAAGAGAACTTGGAATCGTCAAATCCTTTACTGCAAGAACCACCGGAGAATTATAACAGTCTCAATATCTCAGACTTACCTCCATTATCAAGAAGTGTTACTGTTGCGGAAAATGAACAGTCTGGAGATGCAGTAAAGCTAGGAACTTTCGAAGGCTGTTTTATACCTACCACTTTAAACGTCTTATCtattttactttatttGCGGTTTCCATGGATCGTAGGAGAAGCAGGAGTTTTAAAGACATTGCTGATGCTTGTTATCAGTTACACCATAGGATTTCTCACAAGTTTGTCGATATCAGCAATCTGCACAAATGGTATGGTACGAGGCGGTGGTGCATACTATGCTGTTTCTAGGTCTATTGGTCCTGAAATGGGTGGTTCCATCggcttcatttttttcgttgGTCAAATTTTGAATACTGGTATGAACATTTCCGGATTTGTCGAGCCTGTGATTGGTTTGGTTGGAAAAAATTCTGGCACGATTCTTAAACTTATTCCAGAAGGATTTTGGTGGAACTTTGCTTATACTACTGTCGTGTTAATCCTTTGTTGCAGTTTGTGTTGCTTAGGTTCTGCGACATTCGCAAGAGCATCGAATGCACTGTTTATACTCATTATCCTCTCTACCATATCCATCCCCATTTCAGCTATGTTAGTCCGCCCATTCAAGAATCCTAGTCTAGATCTTTATTTTACAGGTTTAAAGTTATCTACCTTTGTTGAGAACCTTCGTTCATCCTATACAAAAGACTTGAATTCAAATCTCCAAGAATCATTTAAAAGTACCTTCggtgttttctttcctgCGACTGCTGGTTTATTAGCTGGCGCGAGTATGTCCGGTGATCTGAAGGCTCCTTCTCGTGCAATCCCCAAAGGAACCCTTACTTCTCTGTTCACGACATTCCTTTTATACCTTACTGTTATTCTTTGCATCGGTGCATCCGTTACTCGATCCGGTCTTTTGTTTGACATGGAAGTGCTTGAACATATTAGTTTGCATCCTTTACTTATTATTTCGGGCATACTAGCTAGTGGAGCGTTTAGTTCTTTTATGGGTATATTCGGCGCCGCTAAGTTACTTCAAGCTATCGCCCGTGACGACCTGATTCCTggcttatttttatttgccAAAGGATCTGAACAACAAGACATACCGTTTCGAGCCATCTTCCTAACGTATGCGATTACTCAACTTAGTCTTTACTGGGACATAAACATGCTTTCTTCAATGATAACAATGACTTTTCTCTTGACCTTTGGATTTATTAACCTGGCCTGTCTATTATTAAGATTGAGCAGCACTCCCAACTTTCGTCCtaccttttcatttttcaatcGGTTTACTACCGGATTCGGCTGCGCTTTGTCATTTGGTATCATGTTTTATATTGACCGAATAAACGCGTTTGCCTCATTCTTAATTGCAGGATTACTAATCTTTGTCATTTACTTCACAAGTCCTCCGAAAAACTGGGGAGATGTTTCGCAAGGAATAATTTATCACCAACTTCGAAAATATCTTCTGCATaccaacaaaacaaaagagaataTAAAGTATTGGCGCCCACAGATTCTATTGCTCGTTAACAATCCAAACCGCTCAGAGAATATAATCCGTTTTTgcaattctttaaaaaaag GGTCTCTTTACATTTTAGGGCATGTAATTGTCTCTAAGGATTTTCAAGCCAGTATGGAAGAATTGCGAAAGCAGCAGCAACTTTGGCACGAGTTCATACTTAAGAGAGATATCAAAGGGTTTGTTGATCTTACTGTTGCACCCGACGAAGTATGGGGGATTCGTGGCCTTATTTCATCCGCTGGGCTGGGTGGTATACGCCCGAATATTGCCGTACTTACTTTTATTAATACAAGATACAAAAAGGTTGATGCGGCCAAACACAAAGCCCTTAAAGATGATGACGACTCTTCAAGTATGAGAGATATGTCGGATTCCCACATTGCTGAGCATGCGATTTTACCAGTCAAGTGGGTTCAGATTTTGGAAGACATTCTTGCCGGTCTTGTTGATGTGATGGTGACTTATGGATTTGATCGACTGCAATGGCCCCAGACAAAGGGAACAAAACGATACATTGATATGTTTCCCGTGCACATGGCATCAAATTTGGAGTCACATACGAATAGAACGAGGCCTTTGTATGCTACAAATTTAGAGACTTACACAATGGTTTTCCAATTAAGCTGGATATTACACACATCACCCGAGTGGAAACAAGGATGCACATTACGGCTGCTTACTATTGTTGAGcacgaaaatgaaattgaagctGAAAAACGAAGTTTGGAACAATTGCTAGAGACATTCCGGATGAAAGCTGAAGTGAAAGTCTTATGTCTTTCTTTGAGCAATTTGGATGCTTATAGGtatattttaaagaatgaGCCCATTTCACCTGAAAAATCTGCCGATATCGAAGTCATGCTGAACGATGATCCATGGTGGAATGATCTTTCACGACACCGCAATAATTCGACGGCTTTCTCGAGGAATAACATAATCCATCGCAAACAATCTGATTTTAGTTTTGGGCCATCTAGTGCTCGACAACGAAGTGCTCCACCGTTGAGCATTCCTTTAAGTTTCCGACTTGGTCAATCCCTAAAACAAGCTCACCCTTTTAGTCAACCTTCCTCCGTGGACGATGAAGACGGCGCACCTCCTAAAGCTCATCGATATTACTCTGATAATACCCTTGAGACACCTTATGATGTACGATCGCAATCATCCAATTCCAGCGATGACCAAAGCAtggaaaatcaaaaagaaagtccAGATATGGACGCTAATTTTACCTTTAATGATCTTTCTTCAAGAGCCCAGTATATTATTATGAATGAAATGATCAAGGAGCACACAAAAGAGACGGCGGTACTGTTTACTGTTTTACCTGCACCTCATGCCAAAACATATCAGAATTTTACTAAGTCAGAACAGTACGTGGATGATTTGCTTATCTTCATGAAGGGCCTACCTCCTTGTGGATTAATCCATTCTAAAAGCCTTACTATTACAACGGCACTATAG
- the mhr1 gene encoding mitochondrial ribosomal protein subunit L67 — protein sequence MNFVPKSLYLFRHIQSNQVLCSMKQVLKPTQLFQLPFARKEQGTAPYGMRPARIRKDHWVPILKADFENDQVVTSVVSKLLNYRRYRSVQPLSKEFLAMPVSQRNRLLMQQQVPNTIADLADILRNKELSNGSVNIQWKDQTDSEYADWPESVKMDSKRITTTRGFRPSYPSSSSAIKSIDTTANA from the coding sequence atgaattttgtACCCAAATCCCTGTATTTATTTCGACATATACAATCAAACCAAGTTTTGTGTTCCATGAAACAGGTTTTGAAGCCAACACAATTGTTTCAATTACCATTCGCAAGGAAAGAACAAGGAACAGCTCCTTATGGAATGCGCCCTGCAAGGATTCGAAAGGATCACTGGGTTCCAATTTTGAAGGCGGATTTCGAAAATGATCAAGTTGTTACATCTGTGGTGTCTAAATTACTCAATTATCGTCGATATCGGTCCGTTCAACCATTAAGCAAGGAATTTTTGGCTATGCCCGTATCTCAAAGAAACCGTTTATTGATGCAACAACAGGTCCCCAACACAATTGCTGATTTGGCCGACATTCttagaaacaaagaacTTTCAAATGGATCCGTCAATATTCAGTGGAAAGATCAGACAGACAGTGAATATGCGGATTGGCCTGAATCTGTTAAAATGGACTCCAAACGAATTACAACCACACGCGGTTTCCGGCCCTCGTAcccttcctcttcttctgctATCAAAAGCATCGACACAACGGCAAATGCCTAA
- the vps38 gene encoding phophatidylinositol 3-kinase complex subunit Vps38 codes for MFHDGQGNFRVSVLKSVQIRNIQDQRTLHALTIDSAQDLWKRQEQLKYAISQGMLYVFLSIHIPCVSLPVYISECSENANHVFYIDEKVRRKVFQKYQNPSSFTLRSWCSSNAEGPFHLHREWKIQRGRRDFLRIGNDPISAVCEIRNGLVCDFADGVYVYTDQQIDDTKESFHKSMSALSLDRRKDAYSSQALLRILNLSQCINELELTQKKIRKDLVTDETQVLRQSHSVKSTYSKRLFFHSQLQHRLSKYLFAFHKLRDDFEKKKDQVAQMHSQLNVHQAFLKQQDDRYQEAYAQVKAQWETNLQVRVLIAHATRSHIKQLCAVYPIQTIDDQVRLFTIRNLRFSLLPNSVPPAELAAAIGFLAHLTFNISQYLEYDFPYPVSPMSSRSTILDPLSPDLMNRSFPLYPAARALHAFQHALYLLNQNMIFLLAHYGLPNDQPSNIMANCEKLLQFVLSGQHLSFVQVTSVL; via the exons ATGTTTCATGATGGGCAAGGAAATTTCCGAGTTTCGGTGCTTAAATCAGTTCAAATAAGAAACATTCAGGATCAGCGTACTTTGCATGCTTTGACAATAGACAGTGCGCAGGATTTATGGAAGCGTCAAGAGCAGTTAAAGTATGCAATTTCACAAGGAATGCTTTATGTCTTTTTGTCAATTCATATTCCATGTGTGAGTCTACCTGTTTATATTTCTGAATGTAGCGAAAACGCA AACCACGTTTTTTATATAGACGAGAAGGTACGCCGTAAGGTTTTCCAGAAATATCAAAATCCCTCTTCGTTTACTCTTCGAAGCTGGTGCTCATCGAACGCTGAGGGACCCTTTCATCTGCATCGAGAATGGAAGATTCAAAGAGGACGTCGAGATTTTCTGCGGATCGGCAATGAT CCTATTTCCGCTGTATGCGAAATTCGCAATGGCCTAGTATGCGACTTTGCAGACGGCGTGTATGTTTATACGGACCAGCAAATTGATGATACCAAAGAGAGTTTTCATAAAAGTATGTCCGCATTATCCTTGGATCGGCGGAAAGATGCGTATTCATCACAGGCCTTACTACGTATCCTCAATCTCTCCCAATGTATAAATGAGCTTGAGCTtacacaaaagaaaattcgtAAAGATTTAGTTACGGATGAGACTCAGGTTCTAAGACAAAGCCATAGTGTAAAGTCTACCTATAGTAAAaggcttttttttcactcTCAGTTGCAACACCGCCTTTCTAAGTATTTATTTGCATTTCACAAACTAAGagatgattttgaaaagaaaaaagaccAAGTTGCACAAATGCACTCTCAATTGAACGTGCATCAGGCATTCTTAAAGCAGCAGGACGATCGGTATCAGGAAGCTTATGCTCAAGTAAAAGCGCAGTGGGAAACAAATTTGCAAGTTCGGGTTCTCATTGCTCACGCGACCCGATCTCATATCAAACAGCTTTGTGCTGTTTATCCTATTCAGACAATTGATGATCAGGTGCGCTTATTTACAATCCGTAATCTTCGATTTTCTCTGCTTCCAAATTCAGTTCCTCCGGCTGAATTGGCTGCTGCAATAGGCTTTCTGGCCCACTTAACATTCAATATTTCTCAATATTTGGAGTACGACTTTCCTTATCCTGTCTCGCCAATGAGTTCAAGATCAACGATATTAGATCCTCTTTCTCCGGACTTAATGAACCGttcctttcctttataTCCTGCTGCACGAGCTCTCCACGCATTTCAGCATGCTCTCTATCTACTTAACCAAAATATGATATTCCTTTTAGCTCATTATGGTTTACCTAACGATCAACCCTCAAATATAATGGCTAACTGTGAAAAGCTTCTACAGTTCGTTCTTTCCGGACagcatctttcttttgtacaAGTTACGTCtgttttataa
- the any1 gene encoding arrestin-related substrate adaptor Any1, protein MPLKLSLPRSSSHARESHCQMDVRMESPPLVLLGPPETSTGALASGIFKLTILHQPFVHVHSLKLQLKQKISVHHPPVSHCSDCGGSIEVLQEWVFISNAKFPSGTQFWPFSWLFPGTLPATLSTRHISVEYYLEAMFCYATPDGGLSPYKPEIMKYPLELKRAFVPGSDTIHKRIFPPTDLVANITMSSILHPHTVALMEITMTGFLQTDGSEWGVTRVTWRLEEHLNYTPKPCDRHKETIRFRTVQEKKILSAQDLQSGWKFVDHQFFLTCQINAAAFREPTCDAELSGRFNLKISHYLIIEAIVNRRKGATSNIGNARILRVSIPQPLTSPAGLGISWDEECPPIFESVGPAPPAYC, encoded by the coding sequence ATGCCTTTAAAACTGTCTCTCCCTCGTTCGTCCAGCCATGCTCGCGAATCCCATTGCCAAATGGATGTTCGGATGGAGTCTCCTCCTCTCGTCCTCTTGGGCCCCCCAGAGACTTCCACCGGCGCCTTGGCTTCGGGAATATTTAAACTCACAATCCTTCATCAACCGTTTGTTCATGTTCACTCATTAAAACTTCAGTTGAAGCAGAAAATCTCCGTTCATCATCCCCCCGTATCTCATTGCTCTGATTGTGGAGGCTCAATAGAAGTGTTACAAGAATGGGTGTTTATTTCAAATGCAAAATTTCCAAGCGGAACACAGTTTTGGCCGTTTAGTTGGCTTTTTCCTGGTACGCTGCCTGCCACACTTTCTACACGACACATTAGTGTCGAATATTACTTGGAGGCTATGTTTTGCTATGCAACTCCAGATGGAGGCCTTTCTCCTTATAAACCTGAAATTATGAAATATCCCTTAGAACTTAAAAGAGCCTTTGTTCCTGGCTCAGATACCATCCACAAGCGAATTTTCCCCCCAACCGATCTTGTTGCCAATATTACCATGTCGAGTATCCTGCATCCTCACACAGTTGCCCTCATGGAAATCACTATGACTGGCTTTTTACAGACTGATGGGAGCGAATGGGGAGTCACTAGGGTTACTTGGCGTCTAGAAGAACACTTAAATTATACCCCCAAACCTTGTGATCGTCATAAAGAAACTATTCGATTTCGTACTGtccaagagaaaaaaatccttaGTGCCCAAGATTTGCAATCGGGGTGGAAATTCGTTGAtcatcaattctttttgactTGCCAAATTAACGCTGCTGCATTCCGGGAACCTACTTGTGATGCAGAACTTTCTGGTCGATTTAATCTGAAAATCTCTCACTACCTAATCATCGAAGCTATTGTCAATCGACGAAAGGGAGCAACAAGTAATATTGGAAATGCTCGTATCTTGCGAGTGTCCATTCCTCAACCCCTAACAAGCCCTGCTGGTTTGGGCATTAGCTGGGATGAAGAATGTCCTCCGATTTTTGAAAGCGTAGGGCCAGCTCCTCCAGCTTATTGTTGA